A window of the Pungitius pungitius chromosome 3, fPunPun2.1, whole genome shotgun sequence genome harbors these coding sequences:
- the LOC119211263 gene encoding NADPH oxidase 4, with product MVVSLRSWVANEGGKHFVLMLWLGANTWLFMKTFLLYFTGQQYHYLYKMLGLGMCISRASASVLNLNCSLVLLPMCRSLLTFVRGTHTVSSRETRRLLDKSKTFHVACGVSICIFSVVHVSAHLVNVVNFSVSYSEDFPALNLARYKGEDPKLIILTTIPGVTGLFLVLILFLMFTSSSYCVRLSNYEIFWYTHNLFIVFYVILMVHMVGGALKYQTNIEAHPPGCLTANQSRTSQQGDDLERREDEERRCGEEAHFQPHYPQTWLWVSGPLCLYCAERFYRYVRSSDPVTIVTVIRHPCDVVELRMLKKNFKARPGQYVVLNCPGVSSFENHPFTLTTCPTDNKETFGIHLRVVGDWTERFTQMLLPQPRMDLEILPTVQQRRYPKLYIDGPFGSPSEEVFNYDVSVCVAGGIGVTPFACVLHALLDGWTGFRLQRLYFVWVCRELQSFYWFAELLCALHHKLWQENRPDYFNLKLYVSQKDNLQSMSEEKYRPLTSRLLVGRPRWKLLFDEIGKNNKHKRVGVFCCGPKGISKTLHKLCNSARSSGTTFEFNKESFS from the exons ATGGTCGTGTCGTTGCGGAGCTGGGTCGCCAACGAGGGAGGGAAGCACTTTGTCCTG atgctgTGGCTGGGGGCAAACACCTGGCTCTTTATGAAGACCTTCCTGCTGTACTTCACTGGACAGCAGTATCACTACCTGTACAAGATGCTGGGG CTGGGGATGTGCATCAGCAGGGCGTCTGCGTCCGTTCTGAACCTGAACTGTAGCCTGGTGCTGCTGCCCATGTGTCGCTCCCTGCTCACCTTTGTCCGAGGGACGCACACG GTATCGAGCAGAGAGACTCGCAGACTGCTGGACAAGAGCAAGACCTTTCATGTGGCGTGTGGGGTTTCCATATGCATCTTCTCAG TTGTGCACGTGTCCGCCCACCTGGTGAATGTTGTCAACTTCAGCGTGAGCTACTCAGAGGACTTTCCTGCTCTCAATCTGGCTCGCTACAAAGGAGAG GACCCCAAGCTGATCATTTTGACCACAA TCCCAGGAGTCACAGGCCTCTTCCTGGTTCTCATCCTCTTCCTGATGTTCACATCCTCCTCCTACTGCGTACG TTTGTCCAACTATGAGATCTTCTGgtacacacacaacctcttCATTGTTTTCTACGTCATCCTCATGGTGCACATGGTCGG AGGAGCCCTGAAGTATCAGACCAACATCGAGGCCCACCCTCCCGGCTGCctcacagccaatcagagccgcACAAGCCAGCAGGGCGACGACCTGGAGCGGCGTGAGGATGAAGAGAGGCGATGTGGAGAGGAAGCTCACTTCCAGCCACACTACCcccag ACGTGGCTGTGGGTGTCCGGTCCGCTCTGTCTTTACTGCGCCGAGCGCTTCTACCGCTACGTCCGCAGCAGCGACCCTGTTACCATAGTGACGGTCATCCGGCACCCTTGCGATGTGGTCGAGTTGCGCATGCTTAAGAAGAATTTCAAAGCTCGTCCCGGTCAG TATGTTGTTCTTAACTGTCCAGGTGTCTCTTCATTTGAGAACCATCCCTTCACGCTCACAACG TGTCCCACAGACAACAAGGAAACCTTTGGCATCCATCTTCGAGTTGTGGGAGACTGGACTG AGCGCTTCACACAGATGTTACTTCCTCAACCAAGGATGGACTTGGAGATCCTTCCAACGGTGCAACAAAGGAGATATCCCAA GCTTTACATTGACGGCCCCTTTGGGAGTCCGTCAGAGGAAGTGTTCAACTACGACGTCAGTGTTTGTGTTGCCGGTGGAATCGGAGTCACGCCGTTCGCCTGCGTGCTGCATGCTCTGCT GGACGGCTGGACGGGTTTCAGGCTGCAGAGGTTGTACTTTGTGTGGGTCTGCAGGGAGCTGCAGTCCTTCTACTGGTTTGCTGAACTGCTGTGTGCTCTCCATCACAAG CTTTGGCAGGAAAACAGACCAGACTACTTCAATCTAAAACTTTACGTCAGTCAGAAAGACAACCTACAG AGCATGTCCGAGGAGAAGTACCGTCCGCTCACCTCAAGGCTTCTGGTTGGTCGACCCAGGTGGAAGTTACTGTTTGATGAAATCGGGAAGAACAACAAGCA TAAGCGAGTCGGGGTTTTCTGCTGTGGACCAAAGGGAATCTCCAAGACTCTCCACAAACTGTGTAACTCAGCCCGATCCTCTGGAACAACCTTTGAATTCAACAAGGAGTCCTTCAGCTGA
- the tyr gene encoding tyrosinase → MWSLYASVVLLQLIGTSLCQFPRPCANSVGLRTKECCPVWDGDGSACGALSGRGFCAEVEVSEEPHGPQYPHSGIDDRERWPLAFFNRTCRCAGNYGGFNCGECRFGYWGSNCAEYRESVRRNILSMLPAEQQKFVSYLNLAKNTVSRDYVIATATRAEMGENGENPMFSDINTYDLFVWIHYYVSRDAFLGGPGNVWTNIDFAHESGAFLPWHRVYLLHWENEIRKLTGDFNFTIPYWDWRDAESCEVCTDALMGGRSPLNPNLISPASVFSSWKVICTQPDEYNNREALCNATGEGPLLRNPGNHDTTRTPRLPTTADVDFAVGLPQYETGPMDRSANMSFRNVIEGFASPTSGMAVQGQSTMHNALHVFMNGSMSSVQGSANDPIFLLHHAFIDSIFERWLRTHQPVRTNYPQSNAPIGHNDGHYMVPFLPLYRNGDYFLTDKALGFEYAYLLDPGQRFVQEFLTPYLQQAQQIWTWLLGAGILGAIIAAIFAVVVVSARRKWKRNQRKKRVPSYGERQPLLNSSSEEGSSSYQTTL, encoded by the exons ATGTGGAGCTTGTATGCGTCCGTAGTCCTGCTGCAGCTCATTGGGACCTCTCTATGCCAGTTCCCTCGACCGTGTGCCAACTCAGTCGGGCTCCGGACCAAAGAGTGTTGCCCGGTGTGGGACGGTGACGGCTCGGCCTGCGGGGCCCTGTCGGGCCGGGGGTTTTGCGCCGAGGTGGAGGTCTCAGAAGAGCCCCACGGGCCCCAGTACCCGCACAGCGGGATAGATGACAGGGAGCGCTGGCCTCTAGCTTTCTTCAACCGGACGTGTCGTTGTGCTGGAAACTACGGAGGTTTTAACTGTGGCGAATGCCGGTTTGGTTACTGGGGTTCAAACTGTGCCGAGTACAGGGAGTCAGTGCGCAGGAACATCCTGAGCATGCTGCCCGCTGAGCAGCAGAAGTTTGTCTCCTATCTGAACCTGGCCAAGAACACCGTCAGCCGTGACTACGTGATCGCCACGGCAACGAGAGCAGAGATGGGGGAAAACGGCGAGAACCCCATGTTCTCCGACATCAACACCTATGACCTGTTTGTCTGGATACACTACTACGTGTCCCGGGACGCCTTCCTGGGAGGGCCGGGGAACGTATGGACAAACATCGACTTTGCACATGAATCCGGGGCATTTCTGCCGTGGCACCGGGTCTACCTGCTCCACTGGGAGAATGAGATAAGGAAGCTGACGGGAGATTTTAACTTCACCATCCCATACTGGGACTGGAGGGATGCCGAGTCCTGCGAGGTGTGCACCGATGCTCTGATGGGCGGACGCAGCCCCCTCAATCCCAACCTCATCAGCCCTGCTTCGGTCTTCTCCTCATGGAAG gtGATCTGCACCCAGCCAGACGAGTACAACAACAGAGAGGCGTTGTGTAACGCCACCGGGGAGGGTCCACTGTTGCGTAACCCCGGCAACCATGATACCACCCGCACGCCGAGACTCCCCACAACAGCGGATGTGGACTTCGCCGTGGGCCTCCCCCAGTACGAGACGGGACCCATGGACCGATCTGCCAATATGAGCTTTAGAAACGTCATAGAGG gttttGCCAGTCCGACCTCAGGTATGGCAGTGCAAGGCCAGAGCACCATGCACAACGCCTTGCACGTCTTCATGAACGGCTCCATGTCCTCCGTGCAGGGTTCAGCCAACGACCCCATATTCCTGCTGCACCACGCCTTCATCGACAG catCTTTGAGCGCTGGCTCAGGACACACCAGCCTGTCCGGACCAACTACCCACAATCCAATGCTCCCATTGGCCACAATGACGGTCACTACATGGTGCCCTTCCTGCCCCTCTACAGGAACGGAGACTACTTCCTGACCGACAAGGCTCTAGGATTTGAGTATGCCTACCTGTTGGACCCTG GCCAGAGGTTTGTCCAGGAGTTCCTGACGCCTTACCTCCAGCAGGCCCAGCAGATCTGGACGTGGCTCCTGGGGGCCGGGATCCTCGGGGCAATCATCGCCGCAATCTTTGCTGTGGTGGTTGTTTCTGCAAGAAGGAAGTGGAAGCGCaaccagaggaagaagagggtgcCGAGCTACGGAGAGAGACAGCCGTTACTGAACAGCAGCTCAGAGGAAGGCTCGTCTTCATACCAGACTACTCTGTAA
- the naalad2 gene encoding N-acetylated-alpha-linked acidic dipeptidase 2: protein MRKENRLIWWIRWIVIVTALLLLGFTLGWFAKPTPPGAANESPSSKYLKDFLEGMQPEQIRQHLRKFTRLPHLAGTEQNLRYAEQIRKEWLEFGLDAVEMVPYDVLLSYPNKSQPNYISIVDEFGSEVFNTSLVEPVPEGYEDVADIVPPYSAFSAKGQPEGDLVYVNYGRTEDFFQLEEMNITVTGRIVIVRYGQIFRGNKVKNAMSAGAKGIIMFSDPADYSAAGVQPYPDGWNLPGGGAQRGNVLRLDGAGDPLTPGYPAKEYTHRLSLENAVGLPNIPVHPIGYHDAVHLLKNMGGQIPPNNWKGALDVSYRIGPGFKEDFKSQKVRMNIHTYSQVTRIYNVIGRIRGALEPDRYVILGGHRDAWVFGGIDPMSGAAVVHEAVRGFGLLRSKGWRPRRTLIFASWDAEEFGLQGSTEWAEDNAKVLQERAVAYVNADSAIEGMYTLRVDCTPSLHTLVYNLTKQIASPEEGEEGISLYDSWHKRDNWTADRDAPRISKLGSGSDFEAYFIRLGIAAARARYTKDRKTELYSSYPVYHSVYETFEVVDKFYDPTFRRLRAVAQVRGGLVFQLADSQLLPLDVEQYADSLGTYAQSIAREAKKHPEEMERYKVSFDSLFSAVKNFSVAAGGFHERLQTLDRADPLQVRVMNDQLMYLERAFIDPLGLPGRPFYRHVIFAPSRHNKYVGQSFPGINDELFNIKNSADPRKAWEEVKRQISIAAFTVHAAAMTLTPPA, encoded by the exons ATGAGGAAGGAGAACAGGTTGATTTGGTGGATCCGGTGGATTGTGATTGTGACAgctttgctgctgctgggctTCACCTTAG GCTGGTTTGCAAAGCCCACACCTCCAGGGGCTGCAAACGAAAGTCCTTCCAGCAAATACCTGAAGGATTTTCTGGAGGGAATGCAGCCGGAGCAGATCAGACAACACCTTAG GAAATTTACACGTCTCCCCCACCTGGCTGGTACAGAGCAGAATCTGAGATATGCAGAGCAGATCAGGAAAGAGTGGCTGGAGTTTGGACTGGACGCGGTGGAGATGGTGCCCTATGACGTGCTGTTGTCCTATCCCAACAAATCACAGCCCAACTACATCTCCATAGTGGATGAGTTTGGCAGTGAG GTTTTCAACACATCTTTGGTGGAGCCAGTTCCAGAGGGTTATGAAGATGTTGCTGACATTGTACCTCCATACAGTGCCTTCTCTGCGAAAGGACAAcctgag ggggATTTGGTGTATGTGAACTATGGTCGAACAGAAGACTTTTTCCAGTTAGAGGAGATGAACATCACTGTAACTGGGAGGATTGTCATTGTCAGATATGGACAAATATTCAGAGGCAATAAG GTGAAAAACGCCATGTCAGCGGGAGCGAAGGGGATCATCATGTTCTCAGACCCAGCAGATTACAGTGCTGCTGGAGTCCAG ccgtACCCTGATGGCTGGAACCTACCCGGCGGAGGGGCTCAGAGGGGAAACGTTCTCAGGCTGGACGGAGCAGGAGACCCGCTCACACCCGGGTATCCCGCCAAGG AATATACCCACAGATTGAGCCTGGAGAACGCAGTGGGTCTCCCCAACATTCCTGTACATCCGATTGGCTACCATGATGCCGTTCACCTGCTGAA GAACATGGGAGGACAGATTCCGCCCAACAACTGGAAAGGAGCTCTGGATGTCTCCTATAGGATTGGTCCAGGCTTTAAGGAGGACTTCAAGAGCCA GAAGGTGCGCATGAACATCCACACCTACAGCCAGGTCACTCGCATCTACAACGTCATTGGCCGGATTAGAGGAGCTCTGGAGCCAG ACAGGTACGTGATCCTCGGAGGGCACCGGGACGCCTGGGTGTTTGGAGGCATCGACCCCATGTCGGGCGCCGCTGTGGTCCACGAAGCCGTCAGGGGCTTTGGCCTGCTGCGGAGTAAAG GCTGGAGGCCTCGGAGGACTTTAATATTTGCCAGCTGGGATGCAGAAGAGTTTGGACTGCAGGGATCTACTGAATGGGCAGAG GATAACGCCAAGGTGTTACAGGAGAGAGCTGTGGCCTACGTCAATGCCGACTCTGCCATTGAGG GCATGTACACGCTGAGGGTGGACTGCACTCCATCTCTACACACGTTGGTGTACAACCTCACTAAGCAG ATAGCGAGTccagaagaaggagaggagggaattTCGTTGTACGACAGTTGGCATAAGAGGGACAACTGGACAGCTGACCGCGATGCACCCAG GATCAGTAAACTTGGGTCAGGCAGTGATTTCGAGGCCTATTTCATCCGTCTGGGAATCGCTGCAGCCAGAGCCAGATACACCAAGGACAGG AAAACCGAGTTGTACAGCAGTTATCCGGTCTATCACAGCGTGTACGAAACCTTCGAGGTAGTGGACAAGTTTTACGACCCCACCTTCAGGAGGCTTCGAGCGGTGGCCCAGGTGAGAGGGGGCCTCGTCTTTCAACTGGCCGATTCCCAGCTGCTGCCTCTTGACGTCGAGCAGTACGCCGACTCGCTGGGGACGTACGCGCAGAGCATCGCACGCGAGGCCAAGAAGCAcccggaggagatggagaggtaCAAGGTGTCGTTTG attcgtTGTTTTCTGCTGTGAAAAACTTCAGTGTTGCAGCCGGGGGCTTTCATGAGCGCCTGCAGACCCTCGACAGAGCAGA TCCTCTGCAGGTACGTGTCATGAACGATCAGCTCATGTATCTGGAGAGAGCCTTCATCGACCCGCTGGGCTTACCTGGGAGACCCTTCTACAG GCATGTGATTTTTGCTCCCAGCAGGCATAACAAATACGTAGGGCAGTCTTTCCCTGGAATCAACGATGAACTGTTTAACATAAAGAACTCAGCTGATCCCAGGAAGGCCTGGGAGGAAGTCAAGCGTCAAATCAGCATCGCAGCGTTCACCGTTCATGCTGCTGCCATGACGCTGACCCCACCCGCATGA